A single Carnobacterium alterfunditum DSM 5972 DNA region contains:
- a CDS encoding glycoside hydrolase family 3 N-terminal domain-containing protein, with protein MEAIKLKELVDQMTVEEKIGQMIQLSSDFYNTTENEITGPMNEMYLTTEKMKTVGSVLGISGANQVKEIQRSHLESSRLGIPLLFMADIVHGYRTIFPIPLGLASSWDPKLVEQTASIAAKEAAVAGLHVTFSPMVDLVRDARWGRVMESTGEDAYLNQQMARAFVRGYQGPNLKEDVTKLAACVKHFAAYGAPIAGREYNTVNMSERQLRENYLPAYKAAIDEGSRLVMTAFNTVDGIPATGNSWLMNEVLRKEMGFDGVLISDWGAIGELIAHGVAENLKEAGTLAFEAGVDIEMMSAAYSSELKGLIESGTLDETKLDTAVLRILELKNDLGLFENPYRGADAQKETQEMFSPQNREVARMSAEQSIVLLKNEHVLPLRNDLKIALIGPNSQTRDLLGSWSWKGDTAETPSLYEGILQHVSTEQLVVIAEADMLDQSADEKLADVDVIVLALGETSEMSGEAASRTSLTLPGNQLELVKAVRRAAKPVVATLFNGRPLDLSAIVEEVDGLVEAWFPGSEGGTALANVLFGAVNPSGKLTMSFPRTIGQVPMYYNQDKTGRPINETNKTEKYLSKYLDVENTPLFPFGFGLSYTKFSYSALNFSHTTFTEEETVTVRVTVKNEGNVTGAEIVQLYVQDEVAKVVRPVKELKNFEKITLEPQAQKEVTFTLTAEALAYVHPDLMFAADNGTFKIMVGSDSENVQSETIRLITKLITK; from the coding sequence ATGGAAGCAATAAAATTAAAAGAACTTGTAGATCAAATGACGGTTGAAGAAAAGATTGGTCAAATGATCCAGTTGTCATCCGATTTCTACAATACAACGGAAAATGAAATTACAGGTCCAATGAATGAGATGTATTTGACAACCGAAAAAATGAAGACAGTGGGGTCGGTCCTTGGAATTTCAGGAGCGAATCAAGTAAAAGAGATCCAACGGTCACATTTAGAATCTAGCCGATTAGGCATACCTTTATTGTTTATGGCCGATATCGTACATGGTTACCGGACTATTTTTCCGATACCTTTAGGTTTAGCCAGTTCTTGGGACCCTAAATTAGTGGAACAAACAGCTTCGATCGCAGCAAAAGAAGCAGCGGTTGCGGGCTTGCATGTGACGTTTTCCCCAATGGTCGATTTAGTCCGAGATGCAAGATGGGGCAGGGTTATGGAATCAACTGGAGAAGATGCTTATTTAAACCAACAAATGGCGCGAGCTTTTGTACGAGGCTATCAAGGTCCAAACCTTAAAGAGGATGTGACTAAATTAGCTGCATGTGTGAAACATTTTGCAGCCTATGGAGCACCGATTGCTGGTAGAGAATACAACACCGTCAATATGTCGGAACGTCAATTGCGTGAAAATTATTTACCCGCCTATAAAGCCGCTATTGATGAAGGCAGCCGTTTAGTAATGACAGCTTTCAACACTGTAGATGGCATACCGGCTACGGGCAATAGTTGGTTGATGAATGAAGTGCTGCGTAAAGAAATGGGTTTCGATGGTGTCCTCATTTCAGACTGGGGTGCGATTGGTGAATTAATTGCCCATGGTGTTGCAGAAAATTTAAAAGAAGCCGGGACGTTAGCTTTTGAAGCTGGAGTTGATATCGAAATGATGTCAGCGGCCTATTCAAGTGAGTTGAAAGGTTTGATTGAAAGCGGCACATTAGATGAAACCAAATTAGATACGGCTGTGTTACGTATATTAGAGTTGAAAAATGACTTAGGTCTTTTTGAAAATCCTTACCGTGGAGCAGATGCCCAAAAAGAAACACAGGAAATGTTTAGTCCTCAAAACCGTGAAGTTGCGCGAATGAGTGCAGAGCAATCAATCGTATTGCTGAAAAATGAACATGTCTTACCTTTGAGAAATGATCTAAAAATTGCCTTGATCGGACCAAACAGTCAAACCCGTGATTTACTGGGGTCATGGTCGTGGAAGGGTGATACGGCAGAAACACCTTCGCTTTATGAAGGAATACTGCAACATGTGTCTACCGAACAGTTAGTTGTAATAGCAGAAGCGGATATGCTAGATCAGTCGGCTGATGAAAAATTAGCGGATGTAGATGTGATCGTACTCGCACTTGGCGAAACATCTGAAATGAGTGGTGAGGCAGCTAGTCGAACAAGCCTTACTTTACCAGGCAATCAACTTGAATTAGTGAAAGCTGTTCGTAGAGCAGCTAAACCCGTTGTAGCGACTTTATTTAACGGACGTCCTTTGGATCTATCCGCTATTGTTGAGGAAGTAGACGGTTTAGTAGAAGCTTGGTTCCCAGGTTCAGAAGGGGGAACAGCTTTAGCAAATGTACTATTTGGAGCAGTAAATCCTTCTGGGAAATTGACCATGTCTTTTCCAAGAACGATCGGACAAGTTCCGATGTACTACAATCAAGATAAAACTGGCAGACCGATAAATGAAACTAATAAAACTGAAAAGTACTTATCTAAATATTTAGATGTCGAGAACACGCCTTTATTTCCATTTGGTTTCGGCTTAAGCTACACCAAGTTTTCGTACTCAGCTCTAAATTTTTCGCACACAACTTTTACTGAAGAAGAGACCGTCACAGTGCGTGTTACCGTGAAAAATGAAGGGAACGTTACGGGAGCTGAGATCGTCCAATTGTATGTTCAAGATGAAGTCGCAAAAGTTGTCAGACCGGTAAAAGAGTTGAAAAATTTTGAAAAAATCACGTTAGAACCCCAAGCCCAAAAAGAAGTGACTTTTACGTTAACAGCTGAAGCATTGGCTTATGTGCATCCAGATCTGATGTTTGCTGCTGATAATGGGACATTCAAAATCATGGTAGGTTCTGATAGTGAAAATGTCCAAAGTGAAACCATTAGATTGATCACTAAATTGATCACTAAATAG
- a CDS encoding carbohydrate ABC transporter permease: MNSYKNTQKINKWIVGIILAIGGIIAVMPFIWMILSAFKTNAEIVSMESGLIPKEWTVQNFIDLFQKMNFGVYLKNTLIITAFSFGGMFLNAMAGYGFAKYRFKGKKSLFIMILATMMIPGQVTMIPVYLILNRMGLTNTLAGIVLPGLVGAYGIFLFRQFMTTISDELLEAARLDGASELYIFTRIILPLSKPILAVQGILTFIAGWNSFMWPLIIANDEKYYTLSVGLNLLKGQYSNNFALQMAGSTFMVIPIIIIFLTFQKYILQGFNVSGLK, encoded by the coding sequence ATGAATTCATATAAAAATACGCAAAAAATAAATAAATGGATCGTAGGCATTATTTTGGCTATCGGAGGGATCATTGCCGTTATGCCGTTTATCTGGATGATACTTTCGGCATTTAAAACAAATGCTGAGATTGTTTCTATGGAATCAGGGTTGATACCTAAAGAATGGACCGTTCAAAATTTTATTGATTTATTTCAAAAAATGAATTTTGGTGTTTATTTAAAAAACACATTGATCATTACAGCTTTCTCCTTTGGGGGGATGTTTCTAAATGCTATGGCAGGATATGGCTTTGCCAAATACCGCTTCAAAGGAAAAAAAAGCCTTTTCATCATGATATTGGCAACGATGATGATTCCTGGACAAGTAACGATGATCCCGGTCTATTTAATTTTAAACAGGATGGGATTGACGAACACTTTAGCTGGGATCGTTTTACCAGGATTAGTGGGAGCCTATGGAATTTTTCTATTCCGTCAATTTATGACTACCATTTCTGATGAATTATTAGAAGCAGCACGGTTAGATGGAGCTAGCGAATTGTACATTTTCACGCGCATCATCTTACCTTTATCTAAACCCATTTTAGCTGTACAAGGGATCTTAACGTTTATTGCCGGATGGAATTCATTCATGTGGCCGTTGATCATTGCTAATGATGAAAAGTATTATACTCTTTCAGTTGGGTTGAACCTACTAAAAGGTCAATACAGCAATAACTTCGCTTTACAAATGGCTGGTTCAACCTTCATGGTTATTCCAATCATCATTATCTTCTTAACATTCCAAAAATATATTTTACAAGGCTTCAACGTATCTGGTTTGAAATAA
- a CDS encoding carbohydrate ABC transporter permease produces the protein MKSANKNAPYLFISPAIILLLIFSILPIFIALFISFTDLSLAGLADWSRINFIGIENYQKILKDPIFIKAAGNTLYYVVIGVPLVVIISLGLAILINVGDGKFFSFMRLIFYAPSITNIVAVSVVWTFLYNPNIAIGLFNQLLDLVGIAPVSWLQDPAVAKISLIILALWRGTGINMLIFLAALQGIPPEYYEASELDGASKWNQLRFITIPMLKFSIFFVSITTVIGWLQFFEEPFVMTEGGPLNSTTSIALFLYRNGFQLNEFGYAAAGSLILFVVIILITLFQLRGQLKND, from the coding sequence ATGAAATCAGCAAACAAAAATGCCCCGTATCTTTTTATCTCACCTGCCATTATTTTACTTTTGATTTTTTCGATTCTTCCAATCTTTATCGCCTTGTTCATTAGTTTCACCGATTTGAGTTTAGCAGGATTGGCCGACTGGTCAAGAATCAATTTTATTGGGATAGAGAACTATCAAAAGATTTTAAAGGATCCAATTTTTATTAAAGCTGCAGGAAATACGTTGTATTATGTTGTGATTGGAGTTCCTTTAGTCGTAATCATTTCCTTAGGACTGGCAATTTTAATAAATGTTGGAGACGGAAAGTTTTTCTCGTTCATGAGGTTGATTTTTTATGCTCCTTCGATAACCAATATTGTTGCGGTCTCCGTTGTATGGACCTTTTTGTATAATCCAAATATTGCGATAGGATTATTTAACCAACTATTAGATTTGGTTGGAATTGCTCCTGTTTCTTGGTTGCAAGATCCAGCAGTAGCCAAAATCTCATTGATCATTTTGGCTCTTTGGAGAGGAACAGGGATCAATATGTTGATTTTCTTAGCAGCCTTACAAGGGATCCCACCAGAATATTATGAAGCATCAGAATTAGATGGCGCTTCAAAATGGAATCAGTTGAGATTCATTACGATCCCGATGCTTAAATTTTCGATCTTTTTTGTCAGTATCACAACCGTTATTGGCTGGCTGCAATTCTTTGAAGAACCATTTGTTATGACTGAAGGAGGACCTTTAAACAGTACGACAAGTATTGCTCTCTTCTTGTACCGTAATGGGTTCCAATTAAATGAATTTGGTTATGCTGCTGCTGGATCACTGATCCTATTTGTTGTCATTATTCTGATAACCTTATTCCAACTTAGAGGACAGTTAAAAAATGACTGA
- a CDS encoding sugar ABC transporter substrate-binding protein produces the protein MGKWGKKVVVGTVTVASADLLMACSSDGADTEDSAANDTVSFWYMGDGNEQIQPILDDYTEETGITVDIQSIPWDSAHDKLLTAVASGDGPDVVQMGTTWMAEFVDAGALEDISSYVESEETLNSENFFEGSVATTKFDDAFYAVPWYTETRALYYRTDLLEEAGYPEAPKDWEELEDAAMKLSERGDDKYGFQVDSNDQSFAFMFARQNGSELFDEDGKPVFNEAPFVETVDYLNSFIQDGSSPKQDLGLDISQTFGGDGIVPMFISGPWMINAINDSTTDIEDKWATAVLPTGSESNLSSTGGANLAVFGGTENEENAVDLIEFLSRPENQLAFFETSNSLPSATAAWEDEALADPKIATFGEQLENSASMPLIPEFERIAAIYLEDWEEIYLGGADIQEKMDEFNSETEGLLK, from the coding sequence ATGGGAAAATGGGGTAAAAAAGTAGTAGTTGGGACCGTGACAGTAGCTTCAGCCGATTTATTGATGGCTTGTTCAAGTGATGGTGCAGATACAGAGGACAGTGCAGCAAATGATACGGTATCTTTTTGGTATATGGGGGATGGGAACGAACAAATTCAGCCGATTTTAGATGATTATACTGAAGAAACAGGTATAACAGTTGATATTCAAAGTATTCCTTGGGATAGTGCGCATGATAAATTGTTGACAGCAGTGGCTTCAGGTGACGGCCCGGATGTGGTCCAAATGGGTACAACGTGGATGGCTGAATTCGTTGATGCGGGTGCTTTAGAAGATATCTCTTCTTACGTTGAATCAGAGGAAACCTTGAATTCAGAAAACTTTTTTGAAGGTTCAGTTGCTACAACTAAATTTGATGATGCTTTTTATGCCGTACCTTGGTACACAGAAACAAGAGCTCTTTACTACCGTACTGATTTATTAGAAGAAGCTGGCTATCCTGAAGCTCCAAAAGATTGGGAAGAGTTAGAAGATGCTGCTATGAAATTATCTGAACGTGGTGACGATAAGTATGGTTTCCAAGTTGATTCTAACGATCAATCATTTGCCTTTATGTTTGCTCGTCAAAATGGGTCCGAATTATTTGATGAAGATGGAAAACCAGTTTTTAATGAAGCACCGTTTGTAGAAACAGTTGACTATTTAAATAGCTTTATCCAAGATGGTTCTTCTCCTAAACAAGATTTAGGTTTAGATATTTCTCAAACCTTTGGTGGCGACGGAATAGTGCCAATGTTCATCAGCGGTCCTTGGATGATCAATGCTATTAATGACAGCACAACAGATATTGAAGACAAATGGGCAACAGCTGTATTGCCTACTGGTTCTGAAAGTAATTTATCAAGTACCGGTGGAGCTAACTTAGCCGTATTTGGCGGAACAGAAAATGAAGAAAATGCTGTTGACTTGATTGAATTCTTATCTCGTCCTGAAAATCAATTGGCATTCTTTGAAACGTCAAATTCATTACCATCAGCAACAGCTGCTTGGGAAGATGAAGCTTTAGCTGATCCAAAAATTGCGACTTTTGGTGAACAACTTGAAAATTCAGCGTCAATGCCACTGATTCCAGAATTTGAAAGAATTGCAGCAATCTATTTAGAAGATTGGGAAGAAATTTATTTAGGTGGAGCTGACATTCAAGAAAAAATGGATGAATTCAATAGTGAAACGGAAGGCTTGCTTAAATAA
- a CDS encoding helix-turn-helix domain-containing protein, which translates to MRQVLEANERRRLEVIEHLYASNRWLTLKEIAQNTTGSERILKQDMIMLREQFSKEVLQTSHRGIRLVLPSNKDIDDVYRLILKSSLAFNFIEQLIYDETKTVTELAEELFISPSTLIRLIKKINLSLGAYCVQVQTNPCKMISESEDNIRYFYISYFSERYSNFEWPYKTIDQSFFEQFLLSLAKMVHLPLDFADFKRLKLWTAIPFLRTQQGHYVEIKSDRYSHMIPDSTDFRSLIELFEKKIAITLDVPFIEQVFSIFINNHFALSYDFLIEEAKSDPIVKQKISYHAMLLDHLSDEVKICIPNRSHLIKEMYNISHFAFKTEQGHYPLPYILFNPKKIFIQSIEELFPDFINAAFVTLNMYEHKIHESYSEAARYEIIYTLLIHWDRLVPELYNQKAKFHLLIISDLDFEHAKMIQSLFHHYFKQEITTEIYLKSDISIDQIKKQPHDLLVTTFTLETEDHTLAENCICVQNIPTKRNIYNIRQAIEEKYRLKKIASNIQ; encoded by the coding sequence ATGCGTCAAGTATTAGAAGCCAATGAACGTAGGCGTCTAGAAGTGATCGAACACCTTTATGCCAGTAATAGATGGTTGACCTTAAAAGAAATTGCGCAAAATACGACTGGTTCTGAGCGGATTTTAAAACAAGATATGATTATGCTACGCGAACAATTTTCTAAAGAAGTGTTACAAACGTCTCATCGTGGCATCCGATTAGTCTTGCCTTCGAATAAAGATATTGACGATGTTTATCGTCTTATTTTAAAAAGTAGTCTGGCCTTTAATTTTATTGAGCAATTGATTTATGATGAAACAAAAACTGTTACTGAACTAGCAGAGGAATTATTTATCAGTCCTTCTACATTGATTCGTTTAATAAAGAAAATCAATCTTTCATTAGGAGCCTATTGTGTTCAAGTACAGACAAATCCTTGTAAAATGATCAGTGAAAGTGAAGATAATATCCGCTATTTCTATATCAGCTATTTTTCTGAACGGTACAGTAATTTTGAATGGCCTTATAAAACGATTGATCAAAGTTTTTTTGAACAATTTTTACTGTCTCTAGCAAAAATGGTCCATCTTCCTTTAGATTTTGCGGATTTCAAACGTTTAAAGCTTTGGACAGCTATTCCTTTTTTAAGGACACAACAAGGACATTATGTAGAAATCAAGTCTGACCGCTACTCACATATGATCCCCGATTCGACTGATTTTAGGTCCTTAATAGAACTATTTGAGAAGAAAATAGCAATCACTCTGGATGTCCCCTTTATTGAACAGGTCTTTTCGATCTTTATCAACAATCATTTCGCATTAAGCTATGATTTTTTAATCGAAGAAGCAAAAAGTGACCCTATTGTTAAACAAAAGATCTCTTATCATGCTATGTTGCTAGATCATTTATCTGATGAGGTAAAGATCTGCATACCAAACCGCAGTCATTTAATAAAAGAAATGTACAATATTTCTCATTTTGCATTCAAAACCGAACAAGGACACTATCCGCTTCCTTATATTTTATTTAACCCTAAAAAAATTTTCATCCAATCGATCGAAGAATTATTTCCTGATTTTATAAACGCCGCTTTTGTAACTTTAAACATGTATGAACATAAAATACATGAAAGCTATAGTGAAGCTGCCCGTTATGAAATTATTTACACACTGCTCATCCATTGGGATCGCTTGGTACCAGAACTTTATAACCAAAAAGCGAAATTTCATTTGCTGATTATAAGCGATCTTGATTTTGAACACGCTAAAATGATTCAATCCTTATTTCATCACTACTTTAAACAAGAAATCACGACTGAAATTTATCTAAAATCAGATATCTCAATAGACCAAATCAAAAAGCAGCCGCATGATCTTCTGGTGACCACTTTTACATTGGAAACAGAAGATCATACCCTTGCAGAAAATTGTATCTGTGTTCAAAACATTCCAACTAAACGTAATATATATAATATCCGCCAAGCTATCGAAGAAAAATATAGACTGAAAAAAATCGCTTCAAATATTCAGTGA
- a CDS encoding D-ribose ABC transporter substrate-binding protein, with translation MKKLVGLATAAALFIAGCGAATLEGENTTESGPVEEKDTAELVVGVSISTLNNPFFISLEEGITDLADEQGTTVKSVDAQDDTAKQTNDIDDLIQQGVDILLINPVDSSAITPAVESANAAGIPVITIDRSSDGGQVVTLVASDNVEGGEMAAEYIAEISGTDANTVQLEGVPGASATRERGEGFTNVAEKSLNVVDSQTANFDRAEGLTVMENMLQSNPEIQAVFAQNDEMALGAIQAIQSAGKTGEIQVVGFDGTEDGIKAVEAGTLSATVAQQPSEMGKLAMQAAFDYFAGETIEEYIASPLELVKGE, from the coding sequence ATGAAAAAATTAGTCGGATTAGCAACAGCAGCAGCGTTATTTATTGCAGGATGTGGAGCGGCAACTTTGGAAGGTGAAAATACAACGGAGAGTGGCCCAGTTGAAGAAAAAGATACGGCAGAATTAGTGGTTGGCGTTTCGATCTCAACATTAAATAATCCGTTTTTCATTTCTCTTGAAGAAGGTATTACTGATTTAGCAGACGAACAAGGCACAACAGTGAAAAGTGTCGATGCTCAAGATGATACGGCTAAACAAACAAATGATATTGATGATTTGATCCAACAAGGAGTAGACATTTTACTGATCAACCCAGTCGATTCATCTGCTATCACACCAGCTGTTGAATCAGCGAATGCAGCAGGGATTCCAGTCATTACGATCGACCGTTCAAGTGATGGCGGACAAGTGGTAACCTTAGTAGCTTCAGACAATGTTGAAGGTGGAGAAATGGCTGCTGAATATATTGCAGAAATTTCAGGAACAGATGCAAATACGGTTCAATTAGAAGGCGTTCCCGGAGCATCAGCTACTAGAGAACGTGGCGAAGGATTCACTAATGTAGCCGAAAAATCATTAAATGTAGTAGATAGTCAAACAGCTAACTTTGACCGTGCAGAAGGATTGACCGTTATGGAAAACATGTTGCAATCAAACCCAGAGATCCAAGCTGTCTTTGCACAAAATGATGAAATGGCTCTAGGAGCGATCCAAGCCATCCAATCTGCAGGAAAAACAGGAGAGATCCAAGTTGTTGGTTTTGATGGAACAGAAGACGGAATCAAAGCTGTAGAAGCAGGAACATTAAGTGCAACGGTTGCTCAACAACCTAGTGAAATGGGTAAATTAGCAATGCAAGCGGCTTTTGATTACTTTGCTGGCGAAACGATCGAAGAATATATTGCTTCACCATTAGAATTAGTTAAAGGTGAATAA
- a CDS encoding ABC transporter permease produces the protein MIQTDTVKTKKRNPKDYMGKLGPLLALVVLVILVTVVNPGFISPNNLLNLLRQVSTNALIAFGMTFVIITGGIDLSVGSTLALSSALMAGAIASGLDPILAMVLSLFAGTAFGAVNGLLITKGKMAPFIATLATMTIYRGLTLVYTNGNPITGIGDSFIFKFVGRGYLFGIPFPVVLMIISFILLYILLHKMTFGRKTFAIGGNEKAAFIAGIKNDRIKTGIYAISGLMASLAGIIITSRLDSAQPTAGTSYEMDAIASVVLGGTSLSGGRGRLVGTLIGALIIGTLNNGMNLLGISSFYQQVVKGIVIIIAVLLDRKNKK, from the coding sequence ATGATACAAACAGATACAGTAAAAACGAAAAAAAGAAACCCAAAAGATTATATGGGAAAACTTGGTCCATTGCTTGCGCTTGTCGTTCTAGTTATCTTAGTCACAGTCGTCAATCCAGGTTTTATCTCACCAAATAATCTATTGAATTTATTGAGACAAGTATCAACGAATGCATTGATCGCTTTCGGGATGACATTTGTCATCATCACCGGTGGGATCGATCTATCAGTCGGTTCAACGCTAGCTTTAAGCAGTGCTTTGATGGCTGGTGCAATCGCCTCTGGTTTGGATCCGATACTGGCTATGGTGTTAAGCTTATTTGCAGGAACAGCTTTTGGAGCAGTCAACGGCTTGTTGATCACTAAAGGCAAGATGGCACCATTTATTGCAACACTTGCAACGATGACGATTTATCGTGGATTGACATTGGTTTATACGAATGGAAATCCGATCACTGGGATCGGCGACAGCTTCATTTTCAAATTTGTCGGACGCGGATATTTATTCGGTATCCCATTCCCAGTTGTATTGATGATCATCAGTTTTATCTTATTGTATATCCTGTTACACAAAATGACTTTTGGTAGAAAAACATTTGCGATAGGAGGGAACGAAAAAGCAGCATTTATTGCAGGGATCAAGAACGACCGAATCAAAACAGGTATTTATGCTATATCTGGTTTAATGGCTTCTCTAGCGGGTATCATTATTACGTCTAGATTGGATTCTGCACAACCGACTGCTGGTACGTCTTATGAAATGGACGCCATTGCTTCTGTCGTATTAGGCGGAACGAGTTTATCAGGCGGACGCGGAAGATTAGTTGGGACTTTGATTGGTGCTTTGATCATTGGGACATTGAACAATGGTATGAACTTATTAGGTATTTCAAGTTTCTATCAACAAGTTGTTAAGGGTATTGTAATCATTATCGCTGTACTATTAGACAGAAAAAACAAAAAATAG